The Candidatus Protochlamydia phocaeensis genome contains a region encoding:
- a CDS encoding phytoene desaturase family protein produces the protein MLKRLSYDAVIVGSGPNGLAAAITLAQAGLSVVVLESKKTIGGGMRSAELTLPGFVHDVCSAIHPLGLASPFFHPLPLAEHGLKWIHPVYPLAHPFDEGPAAILERSIETTSHTLGIDAAAYKRLLGPLVAHWHDLTIDILAPLHFPHHPFLLGRFGLLGLRSADHLINKWFKAEQARAFFAGLAAHSILPLERSLTAAFGLVLGILGHAVGWPLPRGGTQKFADALASYFFSLGGEILTDSTIEDLDDLPASRAILFDVTPRQLSKIVKHRFPDKYRKKLAEYRYGPGVFKMDWALSDPIPWKAKECLRAGTVHVGGGFNEIGLSERNAWEGKRSEKPFVLIAQPSLFDPSRAPVGKQTAWGYCHVPHGSSDDMAEQIESQIERFAPGFRDCILARSTRSALEMEAYNANCIGGDINGGVQDLGQLFSRPVSLIDPYATPVPNLFICSSSTPPGGGVHGMCGYYAAQSALKTCFR, from the coding sequence ATGCTGAAGAGACTTTCCTACGATGCGGTTATTGTTGGATCAGGTCCTAATGGACTCGCCGCTGCCATTACACTAGCCCAAGCCGGACTGTCGGTAGTCGTTTTGGAGTCGAAAAAAACGATTGGAGGGGGCATGCGTTCAGCCGAGTTGACGCTTCCCGGATTCGTTCATGATGTTTGCTCGGCTATTCATCCTCTGGGCCTTGCCTCGCCTTTTTTTCACCCTTTGCCTCTTGCTGAGCATGGGCTTAAATGGATTCATCCTGTCTATCCTTTAGCTCATCCATTTGATGAAGGGCCGGCGGCTATTTTAGAGCGTTCGATTGAAACGACATCCCATACCCTGGGGATAGATGCTGCAGCCTATAAGCGCCTCTTGGGGCCGCTTGTCGCGCATTGGCATGATCTGACGATCGATATTCTCGCCCCTTTGCACTTTCCTCATCATCCCTTCCTCTTAGGCCGCTTCGGCCTGTTAGGCCTTCGATCAGCCGATCATTTAATAAATAAATGGTTTAAAGCCGAGCAGGCGCGCGCGTTTTTTGCCGGGCTTGCGGCGCATTCCATTTTGCCGCTGGAACGCTCTTTGACAGCGGCCTTTGGGTTGGTTCTTGGCATTTTGGGACACGCTGTCGGATGGCCGCTGCCTCGTGGAGGCACGCAAAAATTTGCCGATGCGCTGGCCTCTTATTTTTTTTCTCTTGGGGGAGAAATCTTAACGGATTCAACAATTGAAGATTTGGACGATTTGCCCGCTTCCCGCGCAATTCTTTTTGATGTCACTCCCAGGCAATTATCAAAGATTGTCAAGCACCGCTTTCCCGATAAATATAGAAAGAAGCTGGCAGAGTACCGCTATGGTCCCGGCGTATTTAAAATGGATTGGGCGCTTAGCGATCCTATTCCTTGGAAAGCAAAGGAATGCTTGCGTGCGGGAACCGTGCATGTAGGAGGAGGATTTAACGAAATTGGCCTATCGGAGCGAAATGCATGGGAGGGAAAGCGATCGGAAAAACCTTTTGTTCTCATTGCCCAACCAAGTTTGTTTGACCCTTCCCGTGCACCGGTAGGCAAGCAAACGGCTTGGGGCTATTGCCATGTTCCCCATGGTTCAAGCGATGACATGGCAGAACAGATAGAATCGCAAATTGAACGGTTCGCACCCGGCTTTAGAGATTGCATCTTAGCGCGCAGCACGCGTTCCGCCCTTGAGATGGAAGCGTATAATGCCAATTGCATTGGAGGGGATATCAATGGAGGGGTACAGGACTTGGGTCAACTTTTCTCACGGCCGGTATCGCTGATTGATCCTTATGCCACACCTGTCCCCAATCTTTTTATTTGCTCGTCTTCTACCCCCCCTGGCGGAGGGGTACATGGCATGTGCGGCTATTACGCCGCACAATCGGCCTTGAAGACATGCTTTCGCTAA
- a CDS encoding YiiD C-terminal domain-containing protein: MVNLSNGYEMEKQLETYLYENIPLSHAMGVHVVQASLDKIVLSAPLANNINHKKTAFGGSLHAVATLAGWCLVHINLKKACPEPCQIVITKSEIDYLGPVEADFQAVCLMPAEEEWQHFLKVLKVKGRARIHLAASIYHRDRLAVDYRGVFAAIKTKPGI, from the coding sequence GTGGTAAACTTATCAAATGGCTATGAAATGGAAAAACAACTAGAAACGTATCTTTATGAAAATATTCCTCTTTCCCACGCCATGGGAGTCCATGTCGTGCAGGCGTCTTTAGATAAAATTGTTTTGTCTGCTCCTCTGGCCAATAATATCAATCACAAGAAAACCGCTTTTGGAGGCAGTTTACATGCTGTGGCGACTTTGGCCGGCTGGTGCTTAGTCCATATCAATTTAAAAAAAGCCTGTCCGGAGCCTTGTCAGATTGTCATTACCAAAAGCGAGATCGATTATCTGGGTCCTGTTGAGGCGGATTTTCAAGCCGTTTGCCTGATGCCGGCAGAAGAGGAGTGGCAACATTTTCTCAAAGTCCTGAAAGTGAAAGGAAGAGCGCGTATCCATTTAGCAGCGTCCATTTATCACCGCGATCGATTGGCTGTCGACTATCGCGGAGTATTTGCTGCCATTAAAACTAAGCCAGGCATTTAG
- a CDS encoding efflux transporter outer membrane subunit — translation MKEKNRQNRLNTDLVGKASIHSLKRMAAYLIYFALGFGVVLTASCSVGPAYRPPSIEIPCEWKNQQNRQCKEEEAQKNQEFAYLDYWWQVFDDEKLDGLEALAIENNRDLFIAFERIQEARALVGIAAADFYPQATVNPLFTNTVQLNKTFRNPALTNLANTGTAGTVGTALGSNLFRIHEVLYSLPFNFRYEVDLWGKIRDRYRSAVYDWRAMQKDYEVVMLSLTSNLAIAYYQIRALDKQLDLLSKVIQTRQKAFNINKDRYEGEMTTYADVTLAGEEWDAARLQYEEAARQRKIMENEIAILLGVPASDFSLESMPLQGSPPCIPAGIPSEVLLRRPDVAEAEYNVLSEHQQVKLAYSLFFPSLTLTATTGFESPVLKDFLKWISRYWSNSTEIDQIVFDGGMTYYNFKLQIARFQEASGNYQQQVLTAFQDVENALGDLESYAKQEEIAQETVKWAQKTHALYLDRYTLGVIYYIDVANTERDLLNFQIDLNALQGLRFVATIQLIRALGGGW, via the coding sequence ATGAAAGAAAAAAATCGGCAAAACCGTTTGAATACAGATCTTGTGGGAAAAGCATCCATTCATTCCTTAAAAAGAATGGCCGCCTATTTAATCTATTTTGCACTTGGATTCGGTGTCGTCTTGACGGCAAGTTGTTCGGTCGGCCCAGCCTATCGTCCTCCTTCCATCGAGATTCCCTGCGAGTGGAAAAACCAGCAAAATCGCCAGTGCAAAGAGGAGGAAGCCCAAAAAAATCAAGAATTCGCTTATCTGGATTATTGGTGGCAAGTCTTCGATGATGAAAAGCTGGATGGCTTAGAAGCTTTAGCCATTGAAAACAATAGGGATTTATTTATCGCTTTTGAAAGAATTCAAGAGGCCCGCGCTTTGGTCGGCATTGCAGCGGCAGACTTTTATCCTCAAGCTACCGTTAATCCCTTATTTACAAACACAGTTCAACTGAATAAAACATTTAGGAATCCTGCGCTTACCAATCTGGCAAACACAGGAACAGCTGGAACAGTTGGCACAGCCTTGGGAAGCAATCTTTTCCGGATCCATGAAGTGCTTTATTCACTCCCGTTTAATTTCCGCTATGAAGTGGATTTATGGGGCAAAATCCGAGATCGCTATCGCTCGGCCGTTTATGATTGGCGGGCGATGCAAAAAGACTATGAAGTCGTCATGCTCAGCCTGACTTCCAATCTTGCCATTGCCTATTATCAAATACGGGCGTTGGATAAGCAATTAGATCTGCTGTCAAAAGTCATTCAAACCCGTCAAAAGGCGTTCAATATCAATAAAGACCGCTATGAAGGAGAAATGACGACCTATGCGGATGTCACTTTAGCAGGAGAAGAATGGGATGCCGCGCGGCTCCAATATGAAGAGGCGGCCCGCCAGCGGAAGATAATGGAAAATGAAATCGCCATATTGCTTGGCGTTCCTGCGTCCGACTTTTCCCTGGAATCCATGCCCCTTCAGGGAAGCCCTCCTTGCATTCCGGCCGGCATTCCCTCCGAGGTCTTATTGCGGCGCCCCGACGTGGCCGAAGCCGAGTATAATGTCTTATCCGAGCATCAGCAGGTCAAGCTTGCCTATTCTCTGTTTTTCCCTTCTTTGACGTTGACCGCCACAACGGGATTTGAAAGTCCGGTATTAAAAGATTTCTTAAAATGGATAAGCCGCTATTGGTCGAATAGTACGGAGATTGATCAAATTGTTTTTGATGGGGGAATGACTTATTATAATTTTAAGCTGCAGATTGCGCGCTTCCAAGAGGCAAGCGGGAATTATCAGCAGCAAGTGCTGACGGCTTTCCAAGATGTCGAAAATGCATTGGGCGATCTGGAGTCTTATGCCAAGCAAGAAGAAATCGCCCAGGAAACTGTTAAATGGGCGCAAAAAACGCATGCGCTTTATTTAGACCGCTATACATTGGGAGTCATCTATTATATTGATGTTGCCAATACGGAAAGGGACTTGCTTAATTTTCAGATCGATCTCAATGCCTTGCAAGGGTTGCGCTTTGTCGCGACCATTCAATTGATCCGAGCGCTTGGCGGCGGGTGGTAA
- a CDS encoding efflux RND transporter permease subunit produces MWIVELALRRPYTFVVIALLIAVLSSVFMVVTPKDIFPNINIPIVSVIWSYAGLPAEEFAQRITTYSEYTLSNNVNDIERIESQTVDGVGLVRMYFHPYADIPTAIAESTAASQAILRRMPPGMLPPTILRYYVNTVPIIQMILSGETITESELYDYGNWRIRQSIATIPGATLPTPYGGKVRQLMVDVDSHALQARGLSARDINSALLSQVLTTPLGDARIGNYDYRVNLNNTPVEPESFNDIPVGKVDQSTIFLRDVAFAHDGFAPQTNVVRQNGAKSVLMQVLKNGAASTLDIVNQVWQLLPTIQAAAPKGMNINLIFDQSVFVKKAIQGVVIEGVLAAALTGSMVLIFLGSWRSTLIVLVSIPLSIMTSIIFLSLIGETLNIMTLGGLALAIGILVDDATVAIENIHRNVSSGKPLEQAILDGSYEVAIPAFVSTLSICIVFLPVVLLVGPAKFLFTPFALAVVFAIAASYFLSRTLVPVMIKFILPPEMYMYTGGGPKTALDRYHVRFSERFHRFRHHYGNALQWALDNRPIVLLAFGLIFASALLISPFIGEDFFPSIDAGQLRLHVRAPSGTRIEVTEQIFHDVEDEIKKVISPDDIEMLMDNIGMNPVPYTLAFGDNATVGGYDGEILVSLKRERQYSTQEYMALLRRHLSNRFPNLLFYFQPADMVNQILNLGLPSPIDVKVVGYDQENNLKIAQELVEKISHIPGAADAHIHQVVDFPELFLNVDRMQLAKAGLTQSNVTNDILINFSDSTTVTPNFWLDRKSGVPYLIAVQNPKYRVNTVEGLLHIPISSPLTQQSQLLCDLCQLERRSTVGVVNHLNIQPVYDIYANVQGRDLGGVASDIQTIVNSYKEKMKPGNSIMVSGLVSNMQTAFQKLGIGFIFAVMLVYFLMVINFQSWLDPFVIIMAIPGAFAGIVWSLFLTGTTFNIPSLMGAIMSVGVVTANSILLVTFANFQLKEGKTSIQAIHAAALTRLRPILMTALAMIVGMIPMALAIGEGGEQNAPLGRAVIGGLAVATLTTLFFVPVIFSLLRHKENPYLHAKPRPYQPPEHQTLENEGID; encoded by the coding sequence GTGTGGATTGTTGAACTTGCCCTTAGGCGCCCTTATACTTTTGTTGTCATTGCTCTGCTCATTGCAGTTTTGAGCTCTGTCTTTATGGTCGTCACGCCTAAAGATATTTTTCCGAATATTAATATTCCCATTGTCAGCGTCATCTGGTCCTATGCCGGCTTGCCGGCAGAAGAATTTGCCCAGCGGATTACCACATATAGCGAATATACGCTGTCCAATAATGTTAATGATATTGAAAGAATCGAATCCCAAACAGTCGATGGGGTCGGACTAGTACGCATGTACTTTCATCCGTATGCCGATATTCCAACGGCAATTGCCGAATCAACCGCCGCTTCACAGGCTATCTTAAGGCGCATGCCTCCCGGCATGCTTCCCCCGACAATTTTGCGCTATTACGTCAATACGGTTCCCATCATTCAAATGATCTTATCCGGCGAGACAATTACAGAATCGGAACTTTATGACTACGGAAACTGGCGCATACGGCAGTCGATTGCCACCATCCCAGGTGCGACACTGCCGACTCCTTACGGCGGAAAGGTCCGTCAATTAATGGTTGATGTCGACTCGCATGCCCTTCAAGCGCGCGGGCTATCGGCTCGAGATATCAATAGCGCGCTTCTCAGCCAAGTGTTGACGACCCCTTTAGGGGACGCCCGCATTGGCAATTATGACTACCGCGTCAACCTCAATAATACTCCGGTTGAGCCGGAATCCTTTAATGATATTCCTGTGGGGAAAGTGGACCAGTCAACCATTTTTCTGCGCGATGTCGCCTTTGCCCATGACGGATTTGCGCCTCAGACAAATGTTGTCCGTCAAAATGGAGCCAAATCCGTCCTCATGCAAGTGCTCAAAAATGGCGCTGCTTCTACACTAGACATTGTCAATCAGGTCTGGCAGCTTCTCCCGACTATCCAGGCAGCGGCACCCAAGGGGATGAACATCAACTTGATTTTCGACCAATCCGTCTTTGTCAAAAAAGCCATTCAAGGGGTTGTCATCGAAGGCGTGTTAGCGGCAGCTTTGACAGGATCCATGGTACTCATATTTTTGGGCAGTTGGCGCAGCACGTTAATTGTCTTGGTTTCCATTCCCCTATCAATTATGACCTCTATCATTTTCCTTAGCCTCATTGGAGAAACGCTCAATATTATGACGCTGGGGGGGCTAGCTCTTGCGATCGGGATTTTGGTCGATGACGCAACCGTTGCCATTGAGAACATCCACCGCAATGTCAGCTCCGGCAAGCCATTAGAGCAGGCCATATTGGATGGCTCCTATGAAGTGGCCATTCCCGCCTTTGTCTCTACCTTATCTATCTGCATCGTTTTTCTGCCGGTTGTTCTTCTCGTCGGACCCGCCAAGTTTTTATTCACGCCCTTTGCATTGGCAGTCGTTTTTGCCATTGCCGCCTCTTATTTTCTCTCGCGTACGCTCGTTCCCGTCATGATCAAGTTCATCTTGCCGCCTGAAATGTATATGTATACGGGTGGAGGGCCTAAAACAGCGCTAGACCGCTATCACGTCAGATTTTCAGAAAGATTCCACCGCTTTCGCCATCATTATGGAAACGCACTTCAATGGGCATTGGACAACCGCCCGATTGTTTTATTGGCCTTCGGATTGATTTTTGCCAGCGCCTTGCTTATTTCTCCCTTTATTGGAGAAGATTTTTTTCCTTCCATTGACGCCGGCCAGCTGCGTCTGCATGTCCGCGCGCCTTCGGGAACAAGAATAGAAGTGACCGAGCAGATTTTTCATGATGTGGAAGATGAAATTAAGAAAGTCATTTCGCCTGACGATATTGAAATGCTGATGGACAACATTGGAATGAATCCCGTCCCCTATACGCTTGCCTTCGGAGACAATGCAACGGTGGGGGGCTATGATGGCGAAATCCTCGTTTCCCTCAAGCGCGAAAGGCAATACTCTACCCAGGAATACATGGCCTTATTGCGCAGACATTTAAGTAATCGATTCCCCAACCTCCTGTTTTATTTCCAGCCGGCCGACATGGTCAACCAAATTTTAAACTTGGGATTGCCATCGCCTATCGATGTAAAAGTCGTCGGATATGATCAAGAGAACAACTTAAAGATTGCGCAAGAATTGGTTGAAAAAATCTCCCATATCCCGGGCGCTGCCGATGCGCACATTCATCAAGTCGTCGATTTTCCAGAATTGTTCCTAAATGTAGACCGCATGCAGCTAGCCAAAGCAGGCCTGACCCAGTCGAATGTCACCAATGATATTCTCATCAACTTCAGTGACAGCACAACAGTCACTCCCAATTTTTGGCTTGATAGGAAGTCCGGGGTCCCCTATCTGATTGCCGTACAAAATCCAAAATATCGCGTGAATACGGTAGAAGGCCTTTTGCACATCCCCATTTCCAGCCCTCTAACGCAGCAGTCCCAACTTCTTTGCGATCTTTGTCAACTCGAGCGCCGCTCGACAGTAGGCGTTGTCAACCACCTCAATATTCAGCCTGTCTATGATATTTATGCCAATGTGCAAGGGCGCGACCTCGGCGGAGTGGCTTCTGACATTCAGACGATCGTCAATAGCTATAAAGAGAAAATGAAGCCCGGCAATAGCATCATGGTCAGCGGCCTTGTGTCAAATATGCAAACGGCCTTTCAAAAGTTAGGGATCGGCTTTATTTTTGCCGTCATGTTGGTTTATTTCCTCATGGTCATTAACTTTCAATCCTGGCTGGATCCCTTTGTCATTATCATGGCCATTCCTGGAGCCTTTGCTGGAATCGTTTGGAGCCTGTTTCTAACGGGAACTACATTCAACATCCCTTCTTTGATGGGAGCGATTATGAGCGTAGGAGTGGTCACTGCCAATAGCATTTTATTGGTGACGTTTGCCAATTTCCAGCTTAAAGAAGGCAAGACGAGCATCCAAGCGATCCATGCAGCAGCTCTTACAAGGCTTAGGCCCATCTTAATGACAGCCCTGGCTATGATTGTTGGGATGATTCCCATGGCCCTGGCGATCGGAGAAGGAGGCGAACAGAATGCCCCCTTGGGGCGGGCAGTCATCGGCGGGCTGGCTGTTGCCACTTTGACGACTCTATTTTTTGTCCCGGTCATTTTTTCTCTCTTGCGCCATAAGGAAAACCCTTATTTGCATGCCAAGCCGCGTCCTTATCAACCACCGGAACATCAAACACTAGAAAATGAAGGAATAGACTAA
- a CDS encoding efflux RND transporter periplasmic adaptor subunit gives MEPVQPKPKRSGRGWLLILGIAAGLTLLFLLGWLPRLSNKKVIDAIAAEAPLPRVSVLVIKPNTKPIELILPSSAQAWHITPIWARVNGYLIRYLVDIGDPVRVGDLLAEIDTPETDEAVAQAQADLLNSIAVRDIAKITNDRWQRLWNKNREAVSKQEVDQYQANYQAAEATVVANEKNVSRLTYQQQFKYIYAPFDGVIIQRNVDIGSLVYGNINGTPQELFQLAQTHTIRFFVDVPQNYFRQIKEGIEAEITVSEFPGKTFKGIVTRYAKALDPTARTLLTEVDVDNPDGILYAGLFGRVKFFLKPDTINFIIPTTAIIIRAGFPNMAVVDENNIVHLRQVQIGRDYGKQMEITSGLQENDRIITIPSDRIFDGVKVEIISENHAQTN, from the coding sequence ATGGAGCCAGTTCAACCTAAGCCAAAACGTTCGGGCCGCGGCTGGCTGCTCATCTTAGGAATTGCAGCGGGTCTTACCCTTTTATTCTTGCTTGGCTGGCTTCCGCGCCTATCTAATAAGAAAGTCATCGATGCCATTGCAGCCGAAGCCCCTCTTCCCAGAGTTTCTGTCCTAGTCATTAAACCCAACACAAAACCCATCGAACTCATCTTGCCTAGTTCGGCCCAAGCTTGGCATATTACCCCCATATGGGCAAGAGTGAATGGTTATTTGATCCGTTATTTGGTCGATATTGGAGATCCCGTCAGAGTAGGCGATTTATTGGCTGAAATCGATACCCCCGAAACCGATGAAGCAGTGGCGCAAGCGCAGGCGGACCTCCTCAATTCCATTGCTGTAAGGGACATCGCAAAGATTACGAACGACCGTTGGCAGCGATTGTGGAATAAAAATCGGGAAGCTGTTTCCAAACAAGAAGTCGATCAATACCAAGCCAACTATCAAGCGGCCGAAGCAACTGTCGTAGCGAATGAAAAAAATGTTTCGCGTTTGACTTATCAGCAGCAATTTAAATATATTTATGCACCATTTGACGGAGTCATCATTCAAAGGAACGTCGACATCGGCTCTTTAGTTTATGGCAATATCAATGGGACGCCGCAAGAGCTTTTTCAATTAGCGCAGACGCACACCATCCGCTTTTTTGTCGATGTTCCCCAAAATTATTTTAGGCAAATTAAAGAAGGCATTGAAGCAGAAATCACTGTTTCTGAGTTTCCGGGAAAGACCTTCAAAGGCATCGTTACCCGCTATGCCAAGGCCTTAGACCCTACGGCCCGCACTTTGTTGACGGAAGTGGATGTCGATAATCCGGACGGCATTCTTTATGCCGGTTTGTTTGGCCGCGTGAAGTTTTTTTTAAAACCCGATACAATTAACTTCATCATTCCCACCACTGCGATTATCATTCGCGCTGGATTTCCAAACATGGCCGTCGTCGATGAAAACAATATTGTCCACCTCAGACAAGTGCAAATCGGACGCGATTACGGCAAGCAGATGGAGATTACGTCGGGTTTGCAGGAAAATGACCGCATTATCACGATTCCGTCCGATCGGATTTTTGATGGAGTAAAAGTAGAGATTATATCGGAAAATCATGCGCAAACAAACTGA
- a CDS encoding CapA family protein yields MKIAFMGDVMLGRLVNKMLQQASPAYPWGNCLPILQSADLRICNLECVLSNIGRPWSATPKMFHFRSDEKNVLSLQTAGIHLVSLANNHVLDYEEDALLRMLDVLDAHDILHAGAGRNAAEASRPAICHIKGQKIGLIAFTDNEPDWEAQENKPGVFYVPTDRQDRRAQDLFRQIKNMRQEVDFLIISAHWGANWGYEPPKDHSFFAHALIEAGADLVFGHSAHIFRGVESYNNRFILYSVGDFIDDYAVDEVEKNDESFIFILEKEPEQKSKLLLYPTFIQHFQTNLAVSSQREEILAKMQELCEKLGSSLHQVNNQAFLETIPNLK; encoded by the coding sequence ATGAAAATCGCGTTCATGGGAGATGTCATGCTAGGGCGTCTAGTAAATAAAATGCTCCAACAAGCCTCCCCAGCCTATCCTTGGGGAAATTGCCTGCCCATTTTGCAAAGCGCAGATTTGCGCATCTGCAACTTAGAATGTGTGCTTTCCAATATAGGCCGTCCTTGGTCTGCCACACCCAAAATGTTTCATTTCCGTTCGGATGAAAAGAACGTCCTTTCCCTGCAAACCGCCGGCATTCATTTGGTTTCTTTGGCCAACAACCATGTTTTGGACTACGAAGAAGATGCCCTATTGCGCATGCTCGATGTCCTCGATGCACATGATATTTTGCATGCCGGTGCGGGTAGAAATGCAGCAGAGGCTTCACGGCCTGCCATTTGCCATATAAAAGGCCAGAAAATTGGTTTGATTGCTTTTACGGATAATGAACCGGACTGGGAAGCGCAAGAGAATAAACCAGGAGTCTTTTATGTGCCTACCGATAGACAGGATAGAAGGGCGCAAGACCTTTTTAGACAGATTAAAAATATGCGGCAAGAAGTCGATTTCTTAATTATTTCGGCACACTGGGGAGCTAATTGGGGATATGAACCTCCTAAAGACCATTCCTTTTTTGCCCACGCTTTGATTGAAGCCGGAGCCGATTTGGTTTTTGGCCATTCAGCGCACATATTCCGAGGCGTTGAAAGTTATAACAACCGGTTTATTCTCTATTCGGTAGGAGATTTTATCGATGATTATGCCGTAGATGAAGTAGAAAAAAATGACGAATCCTTTATTTTTATTTTGGAAAAAGAACCCGAACAAAAAAGTAAACTGCTGCTTTATCCAACCTTTATTCAGCATTTCCAAACCAATTTAGCTGTTTCTTCTCAACGAGAGGAAATTTTAGCGAAAATGCAAGAATTATGCGAAAAATTGGGATCTTCCCTTCATCAAGTAAACAATCAAGCTTTTTTAGAGACTATCCCCAATCTGAAATAG
- a CDS encoding TadE/TadG family type IV pilus assembly protein translates to MKKARNLLTPLKDKKGQALIMFATMVAVLLALGALSIDVGHVFVVRNQLQNAADAAVLSGAGYLYPSASGGGPNWSLASSKATSAITLNQVDGIALTNGTVTTGYWNSTGSNSTLSPTTSTPTNNDAPAVKVTISKSSGNNGGPIKLFLGPIFWNPNSQCQRLGSGSHRFATHGRSQYSFSRRHGTERLRCVLG, encoded by the coding sequence ATGAAAAAGGCCAGGAACTTGCTTACCCCACTAAAGGACAAGAAAGGACAAGCACTGATTATGTTTGCCACAATGGTGGCTGTTTTACTGGCTTTGGGGGCTTTAAGCATTGATGTTGGACATGTCTTCGTCGTTCGCAATCAACTTCAAAATGCGGCTGATGCAGCGGTTCTTTCCGGTGCCGGATACTTGTATCCTTCCGCTTCAGGCGGCGGGCCAAATTGGAGCTTAGCCAGCAGCAAAGCAACAAGTGCGATTACGCTCAATCAAGTCGATGGCATAGCTCTTACCAATGGCACAGTGACGACTGGTTATTGGAATTCGACAGGATCCAACTCAACTCTTTCGCCGACAACAAGCACTCCTACCAACAATGATGCTCCCGCTGTAAAAGTCACTATTTCTAAATCCTCTGGAAATAATGGAGGCCCTATCAAATTATTTCTAGGGCCCATTTTTTGGAATCCGAACAGTCAATGTCAGCGCCTCGGCAGTGGCAGTCATCGGTTCGCCACGCACGGTCGAAGCCAATACTCTTTTTCCCGCCGCCATGGCACAGAACGTCTACGATGCGTATTGGGATAA